A window from Podospora bellae-mahoneyi strain CBS 112042 chromosome 1 map unlocalized CBS112042p_1, whole genome shotgun sequence encodes these proteins:
- the HEM12 gene encoding Uroporphyrinogen decarboxylase in heme biosynthesis (COG:H; BUSCO:EOG09262JZK; EggNog:ENOG503NWZ0), with translation MAEHSFPPLKNDLLLRAARGYEARRCPDLRALTPGGAAGRYLPEYHEAKGGRDFFECCRSPEIASTLTLQPIERFGGLIDAAIIFSDILVIPQAMGMTVEMVDKKGPHFPDPLQTPQDKQFIELMARPVDVAKELDYVYKAITLTRKKLDGRVPLFGFTGAPWTLLCYMVEGGGTKLFKQVKTWIYKYPEETKALLQKISELCVEYLALQVKAGAQIVQVFDSWAGELSPSSFKKFSQPYLAYIAKHLPLRLKELGLEQVPMVVFPKGAWYALDACADMGYQVIGMDWLHDPAEAVKIIGDRPVVLQGNADPGVLYGSHESITEVVTEMVKGFGWAERKKGWIVNLGHGITPFVNPDDLKFFFQEIHRLTKTD, from the exons ATGGCTGAACATTcattcccccctctcaaGAATGACCTGCTTCTTAGAGCTGCACGGG GGTATGAAGCCCGTCGTTGCCCTGATTTGCGCGCGCTGACTCCTGGTGGTGCAGCTGGTCGTTATCTCCCAGAGTACCACGAGGCCAAGGGTGGTCGTGACTTTTTTGAGTGCTGCCGCAGTCCCGAGATTGCTTCGACTTTGACCCTGCAGCCCATTGAACGCTTTGGCGGACTTATCGATGCCGCCATCATCTTTTCCGACATTCTGGTCATCCCCCAGGCAATGGGTATGACTGTTGAGATGGTCGATAAGAAGGGCCCTCATTTTCCCGATCCCCTGCAGACTCCCCAGGATAAGCAGTTCATCGAGCTCATGGCGCGCCCTGTCGATGTCGCCAAGGAGTTGGACTATGTCTACAAGGCGATCACTTTGACCAGGAAAAAGCTTGATGGGCGAGTGCCCCTTTTCGGCTTCACTGGAGCGCCATGGACACTGTTGTGCTACAtggttgagggtggcggcACCAAGCTGTTCAAGCAGGTCAAGACGTGGATCTACAAGTACCCAGAGGAGACCAAGGCTCTTCTCCAAAAGATCTCAGAGCTCTGCGTGGAGTATCTCGCGCTGCAAGTCAAGGCTGGGGCTCAG ATTGTTCAAGTCTTTGATTCTTGGGCTGGTGAGCTTTCGCCATCATCCTTCAAGAAGTTCTCTCAGCCATACCTCGCTTATATCGCCAAGCACCTTCCTCTGCGCCTCAAGGAGCTCGGTCTCGAGCAGGTTCCCATGGTGGTGTTCCCCAAGGGTGCATGGTACGCCCTCGACGCATGCGCCGATATGGGATACCAGGTGATTGGCATGGATTGGCTCCATGATCCTGCGGAGGCTGTCAAGATCATTGGAGACCGACCAGTGGTTCTTCAAGGCAATGCCGACCCCGGCGTACTGTACGGCTCGCACGAGTCCATCACCGAGGTTGTTACCGAAATGGTCAAGGGTTTCGGCTGGGCAGAGCGCAAGAAGGGCTGGATTGTTAACCTCGGTCACG GCATCACCCCATTTGTCAACCCAGATGACCTCAAGTTCTTCTTCCAGGAGATCCACCGCCTCACCAAGACCGATTGA
- a CDS encoding uncharacterized protein (EggNog:ENOG503P623; COG:S), which translates to MPPLSPIVETHRPTSIPPSLLSLLYSKPYFPCSLPVLRRIQFAEKFADRGGCTSHSRVVHVYHHPGARDPDRFVTGYVDLSKGPETQVWLFCSLEIQSGGEEGRVWDGLLLRFFQVAEGLWEGERKKKILVGSIHEMVRKRMINLGMGLEKTALAGGQEWEFDYKFVFRVGDLPELEGGMSDKRWEVEGREFYWDEIRKGDVRLVKSRTAIDRQEMCRATLLMVPSLAVRLGATGEAVGWGFLGLDGTLMSLHVEEPYRRLGFGKAIAIKLMRERLHEYGDDGLGAADVWVENTKSQGLCRAIGGKPSWIVSWGILDLESMQNIKL; encoded by the exons atgccccccctctcccccattgTAGAAACCCACCGCCCGACCTCtatccctccctctcttttgTCGTTGTTATATTCCAAGCCATACTTCCCTTGCTCACTGCCAGTTTTGAGAAGGATACAATTTGCGGAAAAGTTTGCCGATCGGGGAGGCTGTACATCGCATAGCCGGGTGGTGCATGTTTACCACCATCCGGGGGCGCGTGACCCTGATAGGTTCGTGACCGGGTATGTGGACTTGAGCAAGGGGCCAGAGACGCAGGTTTGGTTGTTTTGCAGTTTAGAAATCCAAtcagggggtgaggaggggagggtttgggatgggttgTTGCTTAGGTTCTTTCAGGTTGCGGAGGGTTTATGGGAGGgtgagagaaagaaaaagataCTAGTTGGTAGTATCCATGAGATGGTGAGGAAAAGGATGATCAACTTGGGGATGGGGCTAGAGAAGACAGCTTTGGCTGGGGGGCAGGAGTGGGAGTTTGATTACAAGTTTGTTTTTCGGGTGGGGGATTTACCCGAGTTAGAAGGGGGGATGAGCGACaagaggtgggaggtggaggggagggagttttATTGGGATGAGATTAGGAAGGGGGATGTTAGGTTGGTGAAGAGTAGGACTGCGATTGATAGGCAGGA AATGTGTAGGGCGACGTTGTTGATGGTTCCTAGTCTTGCTGTGAGGTTGGGAGCAACGGGGGAGGCTGTTGGGTGGGGGTTTCTTG GGCTGGATGGGACGTTGATGTCGCTGCATGTGGAG GAACCATATCGCCGTCTCGGCTTCGGAAAGGCAATAGCCATCAAACTCATGCGCGAGCGTCTCCACGAATATGGTGACGACGGCCTGGGGGCTGCGGATGTTTGGGTTGAAAACACAAAGAGTCAAGGTCTATGCCGTGCTATTGGTGGTAAACCATCGTGGATTGTATCATG GGGAATACTCGATCTTGAAAGCATGCAAAACATCAAGCTCTAA